The window GGAGTAGGCATATTTGAAAACAGCTTATCTGAAGAAACACAGCTGTTTCAGATGCCTTCTACAGGCGAACCTTCCTATAGAATTGCAGGAGGCACCTCAAGGCTAATTGAAACACTGCTTGAAAGAATCGGAAATGAGCAACTGGTGCTGGGATCTACAATCACTCAGGTCTCGGATCATAAAGATCATATTGAAATAAAAAGCTTGGAAGGAGAGGTGTTTAGCTGCAAAAACCTGATCATCACCATTCCACCCTTTCTTATTGTTTCACAGAAGATAGCTTTCGATCCGCCACTGCCTGCTGATATCGTTCATATCATGGGCAATACACATACCTGGATGGGAGAGGCAGTCAAGTTTGCTGTAGCTTATCAGGACCCTTTTTGGAGGCGGCAGGGATATGCTGGTGTCGTATTCAGTCATGTCGGCATTGCCCAGGAGATCCATGACCACTGCAATTTTGAAGAAACCCATTATGCCCTGAAAGGCTTTCTTTCTGCAGAAGCTTATGCGCTAAGCAGAGAAGAACGAGAGGCTGAAGTCATTGTGCAGCTGACAAGACTATTGGGTAAAGAGGCCTCAGATTACCTTTCGTATACAGAAAAGCTGTGGAAGGAGGAGGCCTTTACCTATGCAGATTACAGGAAGTATGTTATGCCACACCAGCATAATGGCCACCCCTTATATGCCTGCCCGCTTATGAGCGGCAAAATACAGCTTGCAGGTACTGAAACCGCTCCCTATTATGGGGGTTATCTGGATGGTGCTGTGTATAGTGGACTATCAGCAGCCAGTAAGGTGCTAAAGCAGGTTAATTCCTTTGATGCTTAAATCGATCTCGTTAGGATACTGCTTAGATACAACTTTCAAAATTTAAAGAATATAATTATTTGCCAGTCCAGAGTGAGATATCATTGTAGTATCAGCTGGTTAGCAATAGTTTATGGATCTTTTTAACTGCATGAGTTACAATTAGGGTACAAAAATCATCCATAAATTTACGGCTTAACCATTAGTTCCGATCATAGATTACTAAGAAGTTGACTCTTAAAATAATATTACCTATAGGATGAAAATGGGTAAAGCAGGGGGTGGATTAAAAAATGGAGAGATTAGTCTGAAAGAGATTCTTCAGGTATAGATCAAATTTTATTCAAAGATCCATTCAAAGGCAACGGTAGCTTGCAGTGTAACTCTTCCATAGTTCGATTTTTACCACCTTTTATCTTAGAAACCCTAATCTCACTAGAGATATTCTGGTTTTTGCATTTATCTACTGCAACTTTAAAGTTCCCCTGCTTAAATTCATTAATTTTGAATGAATGCATCAACTTTACTCAAAAAACCATTACATCAAGTTATTGTCCAGATCTTATAAAAGCCTTTCCCATGGCAGTTAAAAAAGTAGATAAAGAATTGATCATCCAGAAGGCTTGCCAGGTATTCCGCGAGAGGGGATATGGCAATACCACTATGGCTGATATAGGGAAAGCATGTGGATTGCTTAAAGGAAGCATTTATTATTATTTTTCCAGTAAAGATGAGTTGATGCTGCAAGTGTTAATACATGACTATGTATATACAAAAGATAATGTTTACTCCCTGGCTTATTTAGAACAGCTGTCATGCAAAGAACGCCTTAAACAAATTCTTCAAGCAATGGAGAATTACTACTTCGAGGCTCCTGGAGGATGTTTGATGGCTAAGATTGGCTTAGAATCGGATCAGATAATGCCTGAATTCACGAAGGTTATCAAATTATTTTTCGAAGATTGGATTACTGCTTTTTCCTATATTTTTCAGTCTCATTATGATCAGGAACACGCCCTGCTATTAGCCGAACAAGCCGTGCAGGAAATAGAAGGAGCGATCATGCTTTCGGTGATTTTTCAAGACAAAAAATACTATACCCGTACTTCTAATAAAATACTCTCCTATCTAGACTAATAGATAAACTTGTTTAATTGCTAGAAGCATTTGAACAAAATGATTCAAACAAACGTTTGATTGGTTGTAGTTATAGCCAATCAACTATTCTACTGAAGGATCTAATAGAAGGGAAGTAGCGTGGCAATCAATACTGTTGTACTTAATACAGCAGGAGTGATGCAAGATGGCTTCTACAGCGAAGTCACTCAACCAGGCCCTTTATCATCCTGCGCTATTGTTGAATTTTACTTCGCTATAAATTTTTTAAAACTATGGGTAAGAACAAATCATGGGGGGGGACCTATAGACTCTGCTATGACTGGAGTTATAAGTGTGGGTCCCTGCTTTAAAAACGCCCAAATTGTTTCATTGATATTATGTCAGTTTAGCGACAACTTTTCGTGATTAAAACTAAAACCATTATTGCT of the Flammeovirgaceae bacterium 311 genome contains:
- a CDS encoding amine oxidase (COG1231 Monoamine oxidase); this translates as MREVIIIGAGLSGLSAAYYLKKAGIKSLVLEARARTGGRVLTIAAGNDTPVEMGATWFTDKHLHLLALLKELDLQFFTQYQKGVGIFENSLSEETQLFQMPSTGEPSYRIAGGTSRLIETLLERIGNEQLVLGSTITQVSDHKDHIEIKSLEGEVFSCKNLIITIPPFLIVSQKIAFDPPLPADIVHIMGNTHTWMGEAVKFAVAYQDPFWRRQGYAGVVFSHVGIAQEIHDHCNFEETHYALKGFLSAEAYALSREEREAEVIVQLTRLLGKEASDYLSYTEKLWKEEAFTYADYRKYVMPHQHNGHPLYACPLMSGKIQLAGTETAPYYGGYLDGAVYSGLSAASKVLKQVNSFDA
- a CDS encoding TetR family transcriptional regulator (COG1309 Transcriptional regulator) encodes the protein MAVKKVDKELIIQKACQVFRERGYGNTTMADIGKACGLLKGSIYYYFSSKDELMLQVLIHDYVYTKDNVYSLAYLEQLSCKERLKQILQAMENYYFEAPGGCLMAKIGLESDQIMPEFTKVIKLFFEDWITAFSYIFQSHYDQEHALLLAEQAVQEIEGAIMLSVIFQDKKYYTRTSNKILSYLD